In the Leptotrichia sp. oral taxon 847 genome, one interval contains:
- a CDS encoding S26 family signal peptidase, whose protein sequence is MKKIFKKYFFSVFVFIFFLIIFIFTRFTYNVTNSLPKGFYFKKIFPKYEKNNLVLFELNKKYLKYLENFPNKNKMRKIYLMKRIAGVYGDKIEIKRSGEILINGIKKGKIFKIKGLNENMKGESYVLKKDEFFVMGDTPTSFDSRYFGILKKKDLKFEMKFLIDEKNLEKIIKYF, encoded by the coding sequence ATGAAGAAAATTTTTAAGAAATATTTTTTTTCAGTTTTTGTATTTATTTTTTTTCTTATAATTTTTATTTTCACTAGGTTTACTTATAATGTTACAAATAGTTTGCCAAAAGGGTTTTATTTTAAAAAAATTTTTCCAAAGTATGAAAAAAATAATTTAGTCTTGTTTGAACTAAATAAAAAATATTTGAAGTATTTAGAAAATTTTCCAAATAAAAATAAAATGAGAAAAATTTATTTAATGAAAAGAATTGCAGGAGTTTATGGGGATAAAATAGAAATCAAAAGGAGTGGGGAAATTCTTATAAATGGGATAAAAAAGGGGAAAATTTTTAAAATAAAAGGACTAAATGAAAATATGAAAGGAGAAAGTTATGTCTTAAAAAAAGATGAATTTTTTGTTATGGGAGATACACCTACTTCGTTTGACTCAAGATATTTTGGAATTCTTAAAAAAAAGGATCTTAAATTTGAGATGAAATTTTTGATTGATGAGAAAAATTTGGAAAAGATAATAAAATATTTTTGA
- the ahpC gene encoding alkyl hydroperoxide reductase subunit C translates to MSLIGKKVENFTVQGYQNETFREVNFEKDILGKWSIFMFYPADFTFVCPTELEDLEDHHKELNDLGFEVYSVSTDTHFTHKAWHDHSEAISKVTFTMLGDPKKELVKIFDVLEEESGMAFRGTFVVNPEGKIVAYEVNDGGIGRDASELVRRAKAAKFVHDNPGLVCPAKWKEGEKTLKPGLDLVGKI, encoded by the coding sequence ATGTCATTAATTGGAAAAAAAGTTGAAAACTTTACAGTTCAAGGCTATCAAAACGAAACTTTCAGAGAAGTAAACTTTGAAAAAGATATTTTGGGAAAATGGAGCATTTTTATGTTCTATCCAGCAGATTTCACATTTGTTTGCCCAACAGAATTAGAAGACTTGGAAGACCATCACAAAGAATTAAACGATTTGGGATTTGAAGTTTATTCAGTAAGTACTGATACTCATTTCACTCACAAAGCTTGGCACGATCATTCAGAAGCAATTAGCAAAGTAACTTTCACAATGCTAGGAGATCCAAAAAAAGAATTAGTTAAAATCTTTGATGTTTTAGAAGAAGAATCAGGAATGGCTTTCAGAGGAACTTTCGTTGTAAACCCTGAAGGAAAAATTGTTGCTTATGAAGTAAATGACGGAGGAATTGGAAGAGATGCTTCAGAATTAGTAAGAAGAGCAAAAGCTGCAAAATTTGTACACGATAATCCTGGATTAGTTTGTCCAGCTAAATGGAAAGAAGGAGAAAAAACACTAAAACCTGGATTAGATTTAGTAGGTAAAATCTAA
- a CDS encoding thioredoxin family protein, which produces MALLDKNIVEQLKGYFNNINGNIEMVAFLDDSEKSKELDSFLTEVDAISDKVNYSKKTFGDDTAFEKAHNITRPISFTLLKDGKKSGINFNGIPGGHEFNSFILAILGLAEMGKKLEGEQLTKVKSVTKPLNIETYVSLSCTKCPEVIQALNTISMENENITTSLIDGGVFTKEVTQKNIQGVPVVYINGEKASVGEKTIEELIDIVTNA; this is translated from the coding sequence ATGGCTTTATTAGATAAAAATATTGTAGAACAATTAAAAGGATATTTTAACAACATAAATGGAAATATCGAAATGGTAGCATTTTTGGACGACAGCGAAAAATCAAAAGAATTAGATAGCTTTTTAACAGAAGTTGACGCCATTTCAGATAAAGTTAATTATTCAAAAAAAACTTTTGGAGATGATACTGCTTTTGAAAAAGCACACAATATCACAAGACCAATTTCATTTACTTTGTTAAAAGATGGAAAAAAATCTGGAATTAACTTTAATGGGATTCCTGGAGGACATGAATTTAACAGTTTTATTTTAGCAATACTTGGACTTGCTGAAATGGGGAAAAAATTGGAAGGAGAACAATTAACCAAAGTTAAATCTGTTACAAAACCTTTAAATATCGAAACTTATGTTTCTCTTTCCTGTACAAAATGTCCTGAAGTAATTCAAGCATTAAATACAATTTCTATGGAAAATGAAAATATCACAACTTCACTAATCGACGGAGGAGTTTTTACCAAAGAAGTAACGCAAAAAAATATTCAAGGTGTACCAGTTGTTTATATCAATGGTGAAAAGGCTTCTGTTGGAGAAAAAACAATTGAAGAATTGATTGATATTGTTACAAATGCCTAA
- a CDS encoding flavodoxin family protein, which translates to MELIIHDLDNEKLKNLKWKIEKKEKIIDKIKESINQKKIIADEDIFIICDNNRIKSCMGCFECWIKTPGRCKIRDGYENLATLYSKADKVVIISQCVYGSYSPFVKNVLDRTIPYLLPFFKFKNKEMHHVARNKMRFDLNVYFYGEKLTQSEKTAAKEIVKANSVNLNTKNFKVSFLEDQGE; encoded by the coding sequence ATGGAATTGATTATACATGATTTAGATAATGAAAAATTGAAAAATTTGAAGTGGAAAATTGAAAAAAAAGAAAAAATTATAGATAAAATAAAAGAAAGTATAAATCAAAAGAAAATAATAGCTGATGAAGATATATTTATAATTTGTGATAATAATAGAATTAAAAGCTGCATGGGGTGTTTTGAATGCTGGATTAAAACTCCTGGGAGATGTAAAATTAGGGATGGATATGAAAATTTAGCAACATTATATTCCAAGGCAGATAAAGTTGTGATTATAAGTCAATGTGTCTATGGTTCTTATAGTCCGTTCGTAAAAAATGTACTGGATAGAACAATTCCATATTTGTTGCCATTTTTTAAATTTAAGAATAAGGAAATGCATCATGTCGCACGAAATAAAATGAGATTTGATTTAAATGTATATTTTTATGGTGAAAAATTGACACAAAGTGAAAAGACAGCGGCTAAAGAAATAGTAAAGGCTAATAGTGTGAATTTAAATACAAAAAATTTTAAGGTTTCTTTTTTAGAAGATCAAGGAGAATGA
- a CDS encoding TetR/AcrR family transcriptional regulator, with protein sequence MEKSKKSYHHGNLREELIEKGIEMINEVGEEKLSLRRIAKMCGVSNAAPYTYFKKKSDLLEAMSDYIWKILAMELAKTRKKYENNEDLLVKLGKTYVMFFCENHEYYYFIISRSNTKIDLLSEFSEIENSNQSAFNILKSEATKVLQKADVPNQAIQDKIIAMWALVQGLVTIMIMNDIILKHSEIWEEKIEEIIKSVCIVK encoded by the coding sequence ATGGAGAAATCTAAAAAGAGCTATCATCATGGAAATCTGAGAGAAGAATTGATTGAAAAGGGGATAGAAATGATAAATGAGGTGGGGGAAGAAAAATTATCTTTAAGAAGAATAGCTAAAATGTGTGGAGTAAGTAATGCGGCTCCCTATACATATTTTAAGAAAAAAAGTGATTTACTTGAAGCAATGAGTGATTATATTTGGAAAATATTAGCAATGGAATTGGCTAAGACGAGAAAAAAATATGAAAATAACGAAGATTTATTGGTAAAATTAGGAAAAACATATGTTATGTTTTTTTGTGAAAATCATGAGTATTATTATTTTATAATTTCAAGAAGTAATACAAAAATAGATTTATTGTCAGAGTTTTCAGAAATAGAAAATAGTAATCAAAGTGCTTTTAATATATTAAAAAGTGAGGCAACTAAAGTACTTCAAAAAGCAGATGTACCAAATCAAGCTATACAAGATAAAATTATAGCAATGTGGGCATTAGTACAGGGATTAGTAACAATAATGATTATGAATGATATAATATTAAAACATTCTGAAATTTGGGAAGAAAAAATAGAAGAGATAATAAAATCAGTTTGTATAGTAAAGTAA
- a CDS encoding zinc-ribbon domain-containing protein, with protein MILIFGTKRKFKNLGTLENCHCSRCNNTSDWNFMEYRDWFTLFWIPVFPISARKEYLECPICHQAYEVPKDI; from the coding sequence ATGATTTTAATATTTGGAACGAAAAGAAAATTTAAAAATTTAGGAACACTAGAAAACTGTCATTGTTCAAGATGCAACAATACATCTGATTGGAATTTTATGGAATATCGTGACTGGTTTACTTTGTTTTGGATACCAGTTTTTCCGATAAGTGCAAGGAAAGAATATTTGGAATGTCCAATTTGCCATCAGGCTTATGAGGTGCCGAAAGATATTTAA
- the aspS gene encoding aspartate--tRNA ligase, protein MYRNYKLNELRMENIGEEVTLSGWISKVRDLGHFVFIDLRDRYGITQILLNEEVSGSELFEEARKYKNEWVLKVTGFVAERSSKNKNIPTGDIEIEAKKIEVLSRAKQLPFEISETGNLSENMRLTYRYLDIRRPKMLNNIIKRNDMLFSIRKFMNKNGFLDVDTPILAKATPEGARDFIVPSRTNKGDFYALPQSPQLFKQILMVSGIDKYYQLAKCFRDEDLRADRQPEFTQLDVEMSFVEQKDVISMAEELTKTVFKDVTGIEITEKFPQMSYDDAMNFYGSDKPDLRFDMKLIDLSRETSDCGFGVFENALKDGGNVKAIVAPNAKKFSRKYIKDLEDYVKTYFKAKGLAYIKMNENGEINSPIAKFFSEEKLAQIIEKLGIKNNEVALILADKYKVVHDGLGALRLKLGEELELIDKNAFKFLWVVDFPMFEWSEEENRYKAQHHPFTSIKEEDRKYLDTNELAKIKTDSYDIVLNGYEIGGGSIRIHDEDLQAKVFEKLGFSQEELEDKFGFFLEVLKYGVPPHGGLAYGIDRWLMAMLKEDSIKEVIPFPKTNKGQDLMTGAPARIEEQMLEDDLRLKLLEIEKED, encoded by the coding sequence ATGTATAGAAACTATAAATTAAATGAGTTAAGAATGGAAAATATTGGCGAAGAAGTAACTTTGTCGGGATGGATTTCTAAAGTTAGGGATTTGGGGCACTTTGTGTTTATTGATTTGAGGGATAGATATGGGATTACCCAGATTTTGTTGAATGAGGAAGTTTCTGGGAGTGAGCTTTTTGAGGAAGCTAGAAAATATAAGAATGAATGGGTTTTGAAGGTTACAGGATTTGTGGCTGAAAGAAGTAGTAAAAATAAAAATATTCCAACTGGGGATATTGAAATTGAAGCAAAAAAAATTGAGGTTTTAAGCCGAGCAAAGCAGCTGCCGTTTGAGATTAGTGAAACTGGGAATCTTAGTGAAAATATGAGATTGACTTATAGATATTTGGATATTAGAAGACCGAAAATGTTAAATAATATTATTAAAAGAAATGATATGCTGTTTTCGATTAGAAAATTTATGAATAAAAATGGATTTTTGGATGTCGACACTCCGATTTTGGCAAAAGCGACACCTGAAGGAGCAAGGGATTTTATCGTGCCAAGTAGAACTAACAAAGGTGATTTTTATGCATTGCCACAATCACCACAATTATTTAAGCAAATACTTATGGTTTCTGGGATTGACAAATATTACCAATTGGCAAAATGTTTTAGAGATGAAGATTTGAGAGCTGACAGACAGCCTGAATTTACTCAATTAGATGTGGAAATGTCGTTTGTTGAGCAGAAAGATGTGATTTCAATGGCTGAAGAATTGACAAAGACAGTATTTAAAGATGTAACAGGAATTGAAATTACTGAAAAATTTCCTCAAATGAGCTACGATGATGCTATGAATTTTTATGGTTCAGATAAACCAGATTTGAGATTTGATATGAAATTGATTGATTTGTCTAGAGAAACTTCTGATTGTGGATTTGGCGTTTTTGAAAATGCGTTGAAAGATGGTGGAAATGTGAAAGCGATTGTTGCACCAAATGCAAAAAAATTCTCAAGAAAATATATTAAAGATTTGGAAGATTATGTGAAAACATACTTTAAAGCAAAAGGTTTGGCGTATATTAAAATGAATGAAAATGGGGAAATAAATTCTCCAATTGCAAAATTCTTTTCAGAAGAAAAATTGGCACAAATTATTGAAAAATTGGGAATTAAAAATAATGAAGTTGCGTTAATTTTGGCTGATAAATACAAAGTTGTGCATGATGGATTGGGAGCATTGAGATTGAAATTGGGAGAAGAGTTGGAATTAATTGACAAAAATGCGTTTAAATTCTTATGGGTAGTTGATTTTCCTATGTTTGAATGGAGTGAAGAAGAAAATAGATATAAAGCACAACACCATCCGTTTACTTCAATTAAGGAAGAAGATAGAAAGTATCTTGATACGAATGAACTTGCAAAAATTAAGACAGATTCATACGATATTGTCTTAAATGGTTATGAAATCGGTGGAGGAAGTATTAGAATTCACGATGAAGATTTACAAGCAAAAGTTTTTGAAAAATTAGGATTTAGCCAAGAAGAATTGGAAGATAAATTTGGATTTTTCTTGGAAGTCTTAAAATATGGAGTTCCGCCACATGGAGGACTTGCTTATGGAATAGACAGATGGCTTATGGCGATGTTGAAGGAAGATTCAATAAAAGAAGTAATTCCGTTCCCTAAAACGAATAAAGGACAAGACTTGATGACTGGAGCACCTGCGAGAATTGAAGAACAAATGCTTGAAGATGACTTGAGATTGAAATTACTGGAAATTGAAAAAGAAGATTAG
- the hisS gene encoding histidine--tRNA ligase — protein sequence MITALKGMKDRYSDDVKKYDAIVGVSKKVFVKYGFERIITPILEETELFKRGVGDETDVVSKEMYDFKDKGERDVTMRPEGTAGVVRAYLEAGFHKSSPIVKWFYNGPMYRYEAPQKGRMREFHQTGVEMFGVRSAYLDAEIIKMGCDFLEELGITELVVEINSLGNVESRKKYIEDLKKFMFERLDKLSEDSQKRYEKNPLRALDSKDKGDQEEFKNAPKLYDYLDEESKKYFEATKKYLELLGVNYVVNDKLVRGLDYYSDTVFEIKSNKLGSQATVLAGGRYDRLLEILGNAKVPGIGFAAGMERIAMLMDDSIISEEEKKIYVIYFDDTKEYFVKTVNELRKNGIKVNFDYNAKSFGAQMKKANRENAEYVLILGEEERDENVITVKKFSTGEQEKYSFEEVLEILKQEI from the coding sequence ATGATAACCGCCTTAAAAGGAATGAAAGATAGATATTCAGATGATGTGAAAAAATATGATGCGATTGTGGGTGTTTCAAAAAAAGTTTTTGTAAAATATGGATTTGAGCGGATAATTACGCCGATTTTGGAAGAAACAGAGCTTTTCAAACGAGGAGTTGGAGATGAGACTGATGTTGTTTCTAAAGAAATGTACGATTTTAAAGATAAGGGAGAAAGAGATGTTACAATGCGTCCAGAAGGGACTGCGGGAGTTGTAAGAGCGTATCTTGAAGCTGGATTTCATAAGTCTTCTCCGATTGTAAAATGGTTTTACAACGGTCCAATGTACAGATATGAAGCGCCTCAAAAAGGGAGAATGAGAGAATTTCATCAAACAGGAGTGGAAATGTTTGGTGTGAGAAGTGCATATCTGGATGCAGAAATTATTAAAATGGGTTGTGATTTTCTTGAAGAGCTAGGAATTACTGAATTGGTTGTGGAAATTAACAGTTTGGGAAATGTTGAGTCGAGAAAAAAATATATTGAAGATTTGAAAAAATTTATGTTTGAAAGACTTGATAAATTGAGTGAGGATTCACAAAAAAGATATGAGAAAAATCCTTTGAGAGCTTTGGATTCTAAGGATAAAGGCGATCAGGAAGAGTTTAAAAATGCACCAAAACTTTACGATTATTTAGATGAAGAAAGTAAAAAATATTTTGAAGCTACTAAAAAATATTTGGAATTGTTGGGCGTGAATTATGTCGTAAATGATAAATTAGTTAGAGGGCTTGATTATTATTCGGACACAGTTTTTGAAATTAAATCGAATAAATTGGGGTCGCAAGCGACAGTTCTAGCGGGTGGACGATACGACAGATTGCTTGAAATATTAGGAAATGCGAAAGTTCCTGGAATTGGATTTGCCGCTGGAATGGAAAGAATCGCAATGTTAATGGATGATTCTATAATTTCTGAAGAAGAAAAAAAAATTTATGTGATTTATTTTGATGACACAAAAGAATATTTTGTGAAAACAGTAAACGAACTTAGAAAAAATGGTATTAAAGTAAACTTTGACTACAATGCAAAAAGCTTTGGAGCACAAATGAAAAAGGCAAACCGTGAAAATGCTGAATATGTTTTGATTTTAGGGGAAGAAGAGCGAGATGAAAACGTGATTACGGTTAAGAAGTTTAGTACTGGAGAGCAAGAAAAATATAGCTTTGAGGAAGTTTTGGAGATTTTGAAACAAGAAATTTAA
- a CDS encoding glycoside hydrolase family 57 protein, with translation MNNGYLSFVLHAHLPYVRHPEYEEFLEEDWLYEAITETYIPLLEMFENLTRDNVPWNMTITMSGTLVNMLNDDLLRNRYLKHIDKLIDLCKKELERLKPYPDMEKVAKHNFWFNQRAKDVFEKKYGRDLVGAFRKFQDQGNLEIIPVTATHGFLPVMKDYPEAVNAQVYMAKKDYIKNFGREPKGIWLAECAYYPGQDKFLENHGFRYFLVDAHGIMHSDPRPVYGIYSPVYTRNYVAAFARDLESSEQVWSSEIGYPGDGVYREFHKDAGYELDYDYIKPYLHSDGVRRNIGIKYHAITDKKGSYKAVYDPDLAYNRAKEHAYNFVFNRSKQIQFLASKMKYRKPIVISPYDAELYGHWWYEGPIFLEWVFRAAAESDFSTITPYKYLQKYPTNQIVDVSMSSWGANGYYDVWIDGSNDYVYRHLHKAAAKMIELANGREPYNELEYRALNQAARELVMAQTSCWEFIMYTGTMVGYAHKKISDHVNRLFKIYEDFKGGSLDESWLTEIESRDNIFPEMDYRMYKSSWL, from the coding sequence ATGAATAATGGATATTTAAGTTTTGTTTTGCACGCACATTTACCTTACGTAAGACATCCTGAGTATGAAGAATTTTTGGAAGAAGATTGGTTATATGAAGCGATCACAGAAACATATATTCCACTTTTGGAAATGTTTGAAAATTTAACGAGAGATAATGTTCCTTGGAATATGACAATAACAATGTCGGGGACACTTGTAAATATGTTGAATGACGATTTATTAAGAAATAGATATTTAAAACATATTGATAAACTTATTGACCTTTGCAAAAAAGAATTGGAGAGATTAAAACCTTATCCGGATATGGAAAAAGTTGCCAAACATAATTTTTGGTTCAATCAAAGAGCAAAAGATGTTTTTGAGAAAAAATATGGAAGAGATTTGGTGGGAGCATTTAGAAAATTTCAAGATCAGGGAAATTTGGAAATTATTCCTGTTACAGCAACACACGGATTTTTACCTGTTATGAAAGATTATCCAGAAGCAGTAAACGCTCAGGTTTATATGGCAAAAAAAGATTACATAAAAAACTTTGGAAGAGAACCTAAAGGAATATGGCTTGCAGAATGTGCTTATTATCCTGGACAAGATAAATTTTTGGAAAATCATGGATTTCGTTACTTTTTAGTTGATGCTCACGGAATAATGCACAGTGATCCAAGACCAGTTTACGGTATTTATTCACCCGTTTATACAAGAAATTATGTTGCGGCATTTGCACGTGATTTGGAATCGTCAGAACAAGTGTGGAGTTCAGAAATTGGGTATCCTGGAGATGGAGTTTATAGAGAGTTTCACAAAGATGCAGGATATGAATTGGACTACGATTACATAAAACCTTATTTGCACAGCGACGGCGTAAGAAGAAATATTGGAATAAAATATCACGCGATTACAGATAAAAAAGGAAGCTATAAAGCAGTTTACGACCCTGATTTAGCTTATAACAGAGCTAAAGAACACGCTTACAATTTTGTGTTTAACCGTTCAAAACAAATTCAATTTTTAGCTTCAAAAATGAAATATAGAAAACCTATCGTCATTTCACCATACGATGCAGAATTATATGGACATTGGTGGTATGAAGGTCCTATTTTCTTGGAATGGGTATTTAGAGCAGCAGCAGAATCAGACTTTTCAACAATTACACCATACAAATATTTACAAAAATATCCGACTAACCAAATTGTGGATGTAAGTATGTCAAGCTGGGGAGCAAATGGATATTATGACGTTTGGATAGACGGCTCAAATGACTATGTCTACAGACACTTACACAAAGCAGCAGCAAAAATGATAGAACTTGCAAACGGAAGAGAACCATACAACGAATTGGAATACAGAGCTTTAAATCAAGCTGCGAGAGAATTGGTTATGGCACAGACTTCTTGCTGGGAATTTATAATGTACACAGGAACAATGGTAGGTTATGCTCACAAAAAAATAAGCGATCATGTAAATAGATTATTTAAAATTTACGAAGATTTTAAAGGCGGTTCACTTGACGAAAGCTGGCTTACTGAAATAGAAAGTAGAGATAATATTTTCCCTGAAATGGATTACAGAATGTATAAAAGCAGTTGGCTGTAA
- a CDS encoding diacylglycerol/lipid kinase family protein: MKELKKALLIYNPKSRNSNVILNNFDLIVRKLLEKGIIVTFYSINKSYDKFCDILKSEKYDILILSGGDGTLSRILSEIYVQNITFPKVAIFPTGTSNDFGKSLNLGNNIGDWISNILKKDPKNVDFGLINEQKIFLSSYASGLFSKISYSTDKNLKKTIGKVAYYLNGLTELTNIKKFDLKMKIFADEKNEKWEEIEEKAILFVILNGKSVAGFDDIIYDADINDGFLHIVIVKNIENPVDISKIFFDLLNNNLVNNDYVRILQAKSCKIKKFKEKIGVSVDGEKGENQDVNIKILSNKLKVFY; this comes from the coding sequence ATGAAAGAGTTAAAAAAGGCGCTTTTAATATACAATCCGAAATCCAGAAATTCAAATGTGATTTTGAATAATTTTGATTTGATAGTAAGAAAACTTTTAGAAAAGGGAATTATAGTAACTTTTTACAGTATAAATAAAAGTTATGACAAATTTTGTGATATTTTAAAAAGTGAAAAATATGATATTTTGATTTTATCGGGTGGAGATGGAACGCTCAGTCGAATACTAAGTGAAATTTATGTGCAAAATATAACATTTCCAAAAGTTGCTATTTTCCCAACTGGAACTTCAAATGACTTTGGAAAATCCTTAAATTTAGGAAATAACATAGGGGACTGGATTTCTAATATTTTAAAAAAAGATCCAAAAAATGTCGATTTTGGATTAATCAATGAACAAAAAATTTTTTTATCATCATATGCAAGTGGACTTTTTTCAAAAATCTCTTACAGCACAGATAAAAATTTGAAAAAGACAATTGGAAAAGTTGCCTATTATTTAAATGGTTTGACGGAATTGACGAATATAAAAAAATTTGATTTAAAGATGAAAATTTTCGCCGATGAAAAAAATGAGAAATGGGAAGAAATTGAGGAAAAAGCAATTTTATTTGTCATTTTAAATGGAAAAAGTGTCGCTGGATTTGATGATATAATTTATGATGCGGATATAAACGATGGATTTTTGCACATTGTGATTGTGAAGAATATCGAAAATCCAGTTGATATTTCGAAAATATTTTTTGATTTGTTAAATAATAATTTGGTGAATAACGACTATGTGAGAATTTTACAAGCAAAAAGTTGTAAAATAAAAAAATTTAAAGAAAAAATAGGAGTTAGTGTTGATGGTGAAAAAGGAGAAAATCAAGATGTGAACATAAAAATTTTAAGTAATAAATTAAAAGTATTCTATTAA
- a CDS encoding M23 family metallopeptidase gives MDNNKSLKDKKKGIIVGIASLAVLGIVILMLIFNGVNKNTKKNADIEEEDDHIFRINPVKNPQLAYYNFRGEEYPDWSKFGKVRSNGLRVHQGVDIFAPPGTDVYAVADGKVVDLYVDKTGYGLNFYLEVNPNDLEKIKRKNYKPKESAKEELYGDNYNPSMPIKYIRYAHLSEVKVKIGDKVKAGQVIAKTGTTGNASGTHAPHLHFEIAFEMRGRGLMNRVDPEMYFKIKNGNKLTKEEKRIQTEKSKTQWFEPKGYDIGFRTKSIFFNKEKEEKKLKDLEEHKIERNRKKSQKISKRK, from the coding sequence ATGGATAATAACAAAAGCTTAAAAGATAAGAAGAAAGGAATAATTGTAGGAATAGCATCTCTTGCAGTTTTAGGAATTGTGATTTTGATGTTGATATTTAATGGTGTAAATAAAAATACAAAAAAAAATGCCGATATTGAAGAGGAAGACGATCATATTTTTAGAATTAATCCAGTAAAGAATCCACAACTTGCGTATTATAATTTTCGTGGTGAAGAGTATCCTGATTGGTCAAAGTTTGGAAAAGTTCGGAGTAATGGGCTAAGAGTTCATCAAGGAGTTGACATTTTTGCACCTCCAGGTACGGACGTATATGCAGTTGCTGACGGAAAAGTTGTTGATTTGTATGTCGATAAAACAGGTTATGGACTTAATTTTTATTTAGAAGTGAACCCAAATGATTTGGAAAAAATAAAAAGAAAAAATTATAAGCCAAAAGAAAGTGCAAAAGAAGAACTTTACGGAGATAACTACAATCCTTCGATGCCAATAAAATACATAAGGTATGCGCATTTGAGTGAAGTTAAAGTAAAAATAGGGGATAAAGTGAAAGCTGGGCAAGTTATAGCAAAAACAGGTACGACAGGAAATGCCAGTGGAACTCACGCACCACATTTACATTTTGAAATAGCTTTTGAAATGAGAGGAAGAGGACTTATGAACAGAGTCGATCCCGAAATGTATTTTAAAATAAAAAATGGAAATAAATTGACCAAAGAGGAAAAAAGAATCCAGACGGAAAAAAGTAAAACGCAATGGTTTGAACCAAAAGGTTACGACATAGGATTTAGAACAAAGAGTATATTTTTTAACAAAGAAAAAGAAGAAAAAAAATTAAAAGATTTAGAAGAACATAAAATAGAAAGAAATAGAAAAAAATCTCAAAAAATTTCAAAAAGAAAGTAG